A stretch of the Fusobacterium varium genome encodes the following:
- a CDS encoding putative protease, producing the protein MKIVAPAGNMERFYAAVKAGAQEIYMGLKGFGARRNAENFTLEEYKEALDYAHKRGVRIFLTLNTIMMEKEMDFLYENLKVLYEHGLDAVIVQDLGYFRYMKENFPDMEYHGSTQMTVGNHVEAEYLRKIGFKRVVLPREMTFEEIKKIRENTSIELEIFVSGALCICYSGNCYMSSFIGSRSGNRGMCAQPCRKEYVDSKGNKGYFLSPKDQLLEYDEIQKLKDIGIESIKIEGRMKDPNYVFETVEYYYQMINEKKVKERVSEIFNRGYGKGYFNGADSSLINKNYSYNLGKEIGLIFGRELKLKDRVVLGDGIIYLSKDFEKLGGGYLNKIEVKGSKEVRKTAESGETILLKDVPRGSKYIFRSFAKEINDDVETKLKKYDQKLNITGEFFGNLGEPPILILEAVNSYGKKIKVEKFGENKIEAAAKRAATAEEIIEKLKETGDSTFNITNIICHISDGIFLPVSVIKSLRRAASMELEELITESYRRKAGIKYQLPYEEDIEREIILSAIVSNTAQEKAVKEYGIEKIYKRGYDIAREEILNEQNLNSKLAANLYQLIENKNNNVTVNWNLNISNRYTIEELAKLGKAETVILSPEISFEKIKEIGKTSLRKAILGYSKLKGMYVEIALFDKNREIIENSEGDRFTVVQNSIGNSEIFFERPLNILNDMSKMKKLCIDEIVIEFTIETPEEVREVLNNIKTRTGIYRAFNYERGVY; encoded by the coding sequence ATGAAAATAGTAGCTCCAGCAGGAAATATGGAGAGGTTTTATGCTGCTGTAAAAGCAGGAGCCCAAGAAATATATATGGGATTAAAGGGATTTGGAGCAAGAAGAAATGCTGAAAATTTTACATTAGAAGAATACAAGGAAGCTCTCGATTATGCTCATAAAAGAGGAGTAAGAATATTTCTTACACTTAATACAATAATGATGGAAAAGGAAATGGATTTTCTTTATGAGAATTTGAAAGTGTTGTATGAACATGGTCTTGACGCTGTTATTGTTCAGGATTTAGGCTATTTTAGATATATGAAAGAAAATTTTCCAGATATGGAATATCATGGAAGTACTCAGATGACAGTAGGGAATCATGTAGAAGCTGAATATTTGAGAAAAATAGGATTTAAAAGAGTAGTTCTTCCTAGGGAAATGACATTTGAAGAGATAAAAAAAATTAGAGAAAATACAAGCATAGAATTGGAAATATTTGTATCAGGGGCATTGTGTATATGTTATTCTGGAAACTGCTACATGAGTAGTTTTATAGGGAGCAGAAGTGGTAATAGGGGCATGTGTGCACAGCCTTGCAGAAAAGAATACGTTGACAGTAAGGGAAATAAAGGATATTTTTTAAGTCCTAAAGATCAGTTATTAGAATATGATGAAATTCAAAAGTTAAAAGATATAGGAATAGAAAGTATAAAAATAGAAGGAAGAATGAAAGATCCTAATTATGTATTTGAAACTGTTGAATATTATTATCAAATGATAAATGAAAAAAAAGTAAAAGAAAGAGTATCTGAGATATTTAATAGAGGTTATGGTAAAGGATACTTTAATGGAGCTGATTCATCTCTTATTAATAAAAATTATTCATATAATTTAGGTAAAGAAATAGGGTTAATATTTGGAAGAGAATTAAAACTTAAAGATAGAGTTGTGCTAGGAGATGGAATAATATATCTATCTAAGGATTTTGAAAAACTTGGTGGGGGATATTTGAATAAAATAGAGGTAAAAGGTTCAAAAGAAGTTAGAAAAACAGCTGAATCTGGAGAAACTATTCTTTTAAAAGATGTTCCAAGGGGAAGTAAATATATATTCAGAAGTTTTGCTAAAGAAATAAATGATGATGTTGAAACTAAATTGAAAAAATATGACCAAAAACTCAATATAACAGGAGAATTTTTTGGAAATTTAGGAGAACCTCCCATATTAATACTCGAAGCTGTAAATAGTTATGGGAAAAAAATAAAAGTGGAAAAATTTGGAGAAAATAAAATTGAGGCAGCAGCTAAAAGAGCAGCAACAGCAGAGGAAATAATAGAAAAATTAAAAGAAACTGGTGATAGCACATTTAATATAACTAATATTATTTGTCATATATCAGATGGAATATTTCTTCCTGTATCTGTAATAAAATCTTTAAGAAGAGCGGCGTCAATGGAATTAGAAGAACTTATTACAGAGAGTTATAGAAGAAAAGCAGGAATTAAATATCAACTTCCTTATGAAGAAGATATAGAAAGAGAAATTATTTTATCTGCGATAGTATCAAATACTGCACAAGAAAAAGCAGTAAAAGAATATGGAATAGAGAAAATATATAAAAGAGGATATGATATAGCTAGAGAAGAAATACTAAATGAGCAGAATTTGAATAGTAAACTTGCTGCAAACCTTTATCAGCTTATTGAAAATAAAAATAATAATGTAACTGTGAATTGGAATTTGAATATATCTAATAGATATACTATTGAAGAATTAGCTAAATTAGGAAAAGCTGAAACTGTAATACTTTCTCCAGAAATAAGTTTTGAAAAAATAAAGGAAATAGGAAAAACAAGTTTAAGAAAAGCTATATTAGGATATTCAAAATTAAAGGGAATGTATGTTGAAATCGCACTTTTTGATAAAAATAGAGAAATAATAGAAAACAGTGAAGGAGATAGATTTACTGTTGTACAGAATAGTATAGGAAATAGTGAAATATTCTTTGAAAGACCTTTAAATATTTTGAATGATATGAGTAAAATGAAAAAACTGTGTATAGATGAAATAGTTATAGAATTTACTATTGAAACACCAGAAGAAGTTAGAGAAGTTCTTAATAACATAAAAACAAGAACAGG
- the coaE gene encoding dephospho-CoA kinase translates to MIVGLTGGIASGKSTVSNFFKKLGLEVLDADGIVKEVSQKEDTIKKIVKVFGKNILDGNGKIIREKLRKEAFENRELLNKLNEIIHPQVIEIFVKKKKETSEDSIVIFDIPLLYEAKMENLCDKIIVVYIKREQQIKRVIERDKNTRELAEKIIDAQMSLEEKSKRADIVINNNSTLEDLKNQVNMIYCNLQKIKNVR, encoded by the coding sequence ATGATTGTCGGTCTGACAGGTGGGATAGCAAGTGGAAAATCCACAGTAAGTAATTTTTTTAAAAAATTAGGTTTGGAAGTATTAGATGCTGATGGAATAGTAAAAGAGGTAAGTCAAAAGGAAGATACTATAAAAAAAATAGTAAAAGTTTTTGGAAAAAATATTCTTGATGGTAATGGAAAAATAATAAGAGAAAAATTAAGAAAAGAGGCTTTTGAAAATAGGGAATTATTAAATAAATTAAATGAGATAATACATCCACAAGTAATAGAGATATTTGTGAAAAAGAAAAAAGAAACATCAGAAGACTCTATTGTTATTTTTGATATTCCACTTTTATATGAAGCTAAAATGGAAAATTTATGTGATAAGATAATTGTGGTATATATTAAAAGAGAGCAGCAAATAAAAAGAGTAATAGAAAGAGATAAAAATACTAGAGAATTGGCAGAAAAAATAATAGATGCCCAAATGTCTTTAGAGGAAAAATCAAAAAGAGCAGATATTGTAATAAATAATAATAGTACATTGGAAGATTTAAAAAATCAGGTAAATATGATATACTGTAATCTGCAAAAAATAAAAAATGTGAGGTAA